One region of Lytechinus pictus isolate F3 Inbred chromosome 8, Lp3.0, whole genome shotgun sequence genomic DNA includes:
- the LOC135155310 gene encoding retinoic acid receptor gamma-like: protein MSTLNIGLWDKNRLATRKPNKKKAKVKTENSETPPATPEESSPGKASDLLPELSSQHWEIARLIAMAYRSAKEALPQPPPNVIPEPAFPDSSSSTSREGPEKSSCQLPKDTASPGTSPLHNKGPTYPETPLASEKVPKKKTSPECEPGETTSSSSTLPPRTIPQAPSCDLSSTSSSSKQGAVSPGAVKTAETLPSPSTSPALKKCECGCIIHNKPPHETEPEADLDVSSSKPSVQETSKDIPSKDQPGTSAAGSCPGDDQRSTLAGGKKGSVIVPQIMEIVVLLLRHMINFAKQLPGFQTLTSDDQATLIKGALVEYMILTSCPLYDIEKGQFNSEIWPTLSIDPDQVESAGFITVMKSVMSFAIKMQKLALSEEELGLLYALAIISPDRRDLDEAIKVEELQQPLVDALQTCVQINHPKKLGHFAKIIMLLTEVRNATEAYMDDLMTIQLSGSRLNPLLEELFSD from the exons ATGAGCACACTGAACATAG GATTATGGGACAAGAACCGCCTGGCGACTCGTAAACCAAACAAGAAGAAAGCAAAAGTGAAGACGGAAAACAGCGAGACGCCTCCTGCGACACCCGAGGAATCCTCTCCTGGCAAGGCAAGCGATCTTCTTCCAGAACTGTCGAGCCAGCATTGGGAGATAGCGCGCCTGATAGCCATGGCTTACCGATCGGCAAAGGAAGCGTTGCCCCAACCACCTCCTAAT GTGATTCCAGAGCCAGCCTTCCCTGACAGTTCTTCTTCAACATCCCGTGAAGGACCTGAAAAATCCAGCTGTCAACTTCCAAAGGATACTGCTTCACCAGGTACCTCACCCCTGCATAACAAGGGACCAACTTACCCAGAGACTCCTCTGGCCTCAGAAAAAGTCCCCAAGAAGAAGACATCTCCAGAATGTGAACCTGGAGAGACCACCAGCAGTTCCTCGACCTTGCCACCAAGAACTATCCCCCAAGCACCATCCTGTGATCTCTCATCGACTTCATCATCCTCAAAGCAGGGAGCCGTATCTCCAGGAGCTGTTAAAACGGCCGAGACTCTGCCATCTCCTTCGACCTCTCCTGCCTTGAAGAAATGCGAGTGCGGATGCATAATTCACAACAAGCCACCTCATGAGACTGAACCTGAAGCGGACCTTGATGTATCATCATCTAAGCCATCGGTCCAAGAAACCTCCAAGGATATCCCGTCCAAAGATCAACCTGGCACGTCTGCTGCGGGGTCATGTCCAGGTGATGATCAAAGGTCAACGCTTGCAGGGGGTAAGAAAGGCTCTGTGATTGTCCCACAGATTATGGAGATTGTCGTGCTGCTTCTGAGGCATATGATAAACTTTGCCAAGCAACTTCCTGGGTTCCAGACTCTCACCAGTGACGACCAAGCAACTCTTATCAAAG GTGCTTTGGTGGAATACATGATCCTCACTTCGTGTCCTCTGTACGACATCGAGAAAGGCCAGTTCAACAGTGAGATCTGGCCAACGCTTTCCATCGACCCGGATCAAGTAGAGAGTGCCGGGTTTATCACTGTCATGAAGTCTGTCATGTCCTTCGCCATTAAGATGCAGAAGCTTGCCCTGAGTGAGGAGGAACTTGGTTTGCTCTATGCGTTAGCTATCATATCACCAG ATCGTCGTGACCTGGATGAAGCCATAAAGGTTGAGGAGCTTCAGCAGCCGTTGGTCGACGCTTTGCAGACCTGTGTACAGATCAACCATCCAAAGAAGTTGGGACATTTTGCAAAG ATCATCATGCTCCTTACAGAGGTACGTAATGCCACCGAAGCCTACATGGACGACCTGATGACCATCCAACTCAGCGGGAGCAGACTTAATCCCCTCCTTGAGGAACTCTTTAGTGACTAA